A portion of the Jaculus jaculus isolate mJacJac1 chromosome 5, mJacJac1.mat.Y.cur, whole genome shotgun sequence genome contains these proteins:
- the Dhrs3 gene encoding short-chain dehydrogenase/reductase 3, which yields MVWKWLGALLVLPLQMTYLVAKAAVGLVLPPKLRDLSRESVLVTGGGRGIGRHLAREFAERGARKADFSALGLLTLSLSGNF from the exons ATGGTGTGGAAATGGCTAGGCGCGCTGCTGGTGCTCCCTCTGCAAATGACTTATCTGGTGGCCAAAGCCGCCGTGGGACTAGTGCTGCCTCCCAAGCTGCGGGACCTGTCGCGGGAGAGCGTCCTCGTCACCGGCGGAGGGAGAGGCATCGGGCGCCACCTCGCTCGGGAGTTTGCAGAGCGCGGCGCCAGAAAG GCAGACTTCTCTGCCCTGGGGCTGCTTACACTGTCCCTCAGTGGAAATTTCTAG